The following are encoded together in the Strongyloides ratti genome assembly S_ratti_ED321, chromosome : 2 genome:
- a CDS encoding Dolichol kinase, translated as MLSSKIFFDDTLILTALFSYTFIVIGAFFNRNSCIKANLWLVIVIIGAFIHFSYQINISIIQLPKVLFNKVFDGTYRRTHLLLLWSHSMFLNFVFCNLISSQQSSSTIHRKFFHLTGSIITLSGLYLDPAFTRLASILSIIIYLILETYRSLSIYPYKKLLNGIFLTFLDDQDSKDLILTPVLLMIGLFLPIILSPVSPVGVGDAAAAIIGTKYGKRKWNKILPFINNSCTRRKSLEGSIAFVIGSIITLYISEYMILKNYPEV; from the exons ATGTTATCGtcgaaaattttttttgatgataCATTGATATTAACAGCCTTATTTTCTTATACTTTCATTGTTATTGGagcattttttaatagaaatagTTGTATAAAGGCAAATTTATGGCTTGTTATTGTCATTATTGGAGCTTTCATacatttttcttatcaaattaatatttcaattattcAACTTccaaaagttttatttaataaagtttttgatGGGACTTATAGAAG aactCACTTACTTCTTTTATGGTCTCACTCAATGTTTCTAAACTTTGTTTTTTGTAATCTTATATCTTCACAACAATCTTCTTCAACAATTCATAGAAAATTCTTTCATTTAACTGGTTCTATTATAACTTTATCTGGACTTTATTTAGATCCTGCTTTCACAAGACTTGCTTCAATATtatctattattatttaccttattttagag ACATATCGTTCGCTATCAATATAtccatataaaaaattattaaatggtatatttttaacatttttagatGATCAAGATTCaaaagatttaattttaacaccagtacttttaatgataggattatttttaccaataattttatcaccAGTTTCTCCTG TGGGAGTAGGTGATGCTGCTGCTGCAATAATAGGAACAAAATATGGTAAAAGAAAAtggaataaaattttaccatttattaataattcttgTACAAGAAGAAAAAGTTTAGAAGGATCTATAGCTTTTGTTATTGGAAGTATTATAACATTGTACATATCTGAATacatgatattaaaaaattatcct GAAGTATGA